The following proteins are encoded in a genomic region of Gimesia algae:
- a CDS encoding family 10 glycosylhydrolase, which yields MNDNIATFIRFALVVGLITTSETWLIAAEPTTIVAFGDSTSPAQKQIPLTHSEQWQNFKQSERITDLTRCVPEDAFSEGRHHDKWKVFEYETAEFSGKCVSVGRESSAPDLTLKLGKQGWHAVYIGLSSITDLVRPAKNNVEVKFTSDSAYTRLSNRLNLGPQRRDMLEEVFLGAADLTDNDLQFSTVYQMPARIHYVKTVPLTDEEVARLLADRAQKTTKSAVATFDGYTWIHPFRPQNRADLAATFSAYRDSDFKTWWFQVGGADLVHHPSQVGNLMGGHLDTFPREVDREYVESVRHLHQQGIDPLKVAVEEAHRQEAEILVCLRAAGWKAAPPWEEFFMSDFYEAHPEWRCIDYDGTPTMHLSYAAEEVQDHLIEVYREALQRGADGAGFLFHRGMPMILWEEPFCQRFIKEHGDNPRDLAEDDPRVLQLRAKIVTQFVRKIRTMLDETSSQRGNAKRRLKLAVSTFSSRADNQKFGLDVERWIEEKLIDQIGIAWFAYYTSGLKSKSGDTAYYARITEGTNVKIFPFYVGWKMESADSLLKSVARDYDHGADGIAVWDPNQFVTWQKGHNPYWPLVSKLGHRQQIRAGSLIFKPTAIPLTRLGENHYSRWYPNTGF from the coding sequence ATGAATGACAACATTGCCACGTTCATCAGGTTCGCGCTGGTAGTCGGTCTCATCACAACTTCAGAGACATGGCTCATTGCTGCGGAACCGACAACCATTGTTGCCTTCGGTGACTCCACTTCACCTGCTCAAAAACAGATTCCACTGACGCACTCAGAGCAGTGGCAGAATTTCAAACAATCAGAACGAATCACGGACCTGACGCGCTGCGTCCCGGAAGACGCGTTTTCGGAGGGTCGTCATCATGATAAGTGGAAAGTGTTTGAATATGAAACGGCAGAGTTCTCGGGAAAATGCGTCTCCGTCGGACGTGAGTCATCCGCGCCGGACCTGACCTTAAAGCTCGGCAAGCAGGGCTGGCACGCCGTCTATATCGGTCTGAGTTCGATTACCGATCTCGTACGCCCCGCGAAGAATAATGTGGAAGTGAAGTTCACGAGCGACTCTGCTTACACCCGACTGAGCAACCGGCTCAATCTGGGTCCACAACGTCGTGATATGCTGGAAGAAGTATTTCTGGGCGCCGCTGACCTGACCGACAACGACTTACAGTTCTCCACCGTATACCAGATGCCTGCGCGGATTCATTATGTCAAAACCGTTCCACTGACGGATGAGGAAGTCGCCAGGTTACTTGCCGATCGTGCTCAAAAGACGACAAAATCAGCAGTGGCAACCTTCGACGGTTATACATGGATTCATCCGTTCCGTCCTCAAAATCGCGCCGATCTGGCAGCAACGTTTTCCGCGTATCGCGACAGTGATTTCAAGACCTGGTGGTTTCAGGTCGGCGGCGCTGATCTGGTCCATCACCCGAGCCAGGTGGGTAACCTGATGGGGGGGCACCTTGATACATTCCCGAGGGAAGTCGATCGCGAGTATGTCGAATCGGTTCGCCATCTGCATCAGCAGGGGATCGACCCTCTGAAAGTGGCCGTTGAGGAAGCACACCGTCAAGAGGCGGAAATCCTGGTCTGCCTGCGTGCCGCCGGTTGGAAAGCAGCGCCGCCGTGGGAGGAATTCTTCATGAGTGATTTTTACGAAGCACACCCCGAATGGCGCTGCATCGATTATGACGGAACGCCGACGATGCATCTCAGCTACGCCGCCGAGGAGGTCCAGGATCATCTGATCGAAGTCTACCGCGAAGCACTGCAGCGGGGCGCAGACGGCGCAGGCTTTCTCTTTCATCGAGGCATGCCCATGATTCTGTGGGAAGAACCGTTCTGTCAGCGGTTCATCAAAGAACACGGTGATAATCCTCGCGATCTGGCCGAAGACGATCCACGCGTGCTCCAGTTGCGAGCGAAGATCGTCACGCAGTTCGTTCGCAAAATACGGACAATGCTGGATGAAACTTCGTCTCAGCGCGGAAACGCCAAACGCCGTCTCAAACTTGCCGTTTCCACATTTTCTTCCCGCGCCGATAATCAGAAGTTCGGGCTGGATGTGGAACGCTGGATTGAAGAGAAACTGATTGATCAGATCGGCATTGCCTGGTTCGCTTACTATACCAGTGGTCTGAAATCGAAGTCGGGAGACACAGCTTACTACGCACGCATCACGGAGGGGACAAATGTGAAAATCTTTCCCTTCTATGTTGGCTGGAAAATGGAAAGTGCGGACAGTCTGCTTAAGTCTGTCGCGAGGGACTATGACCATGGAGCCGATGGGATCGCAGTCTGGGATCCGAATCAGTTTGTCACCTGGCAAAAAGGCCACAATCCTTATTGGCCCCTTGTTTCAAAGCTCGGTCATCGCCAGCAAATCCGCGCTGGTTCGTTAATCTTCAAACCCACTGCCATCCCACTCACGAGACTCGGCGAAAATCACTATAGCCGCTGGTATCCGAATACCGGATTTTAA
- a CDS encoding DUF1592 domain-containing protein gives MTFTEARFIRGAIAIMVWGVLWVSPNTGMAESKEDESLAARKADAKEFFSKRVTPFIKKYCLECHQNRRPTEAGLTFDPALRSPGHAAFSEKWKKSAARVKAHDMPPDGLDQPTDQERKMFAEWLEKVKYLSPKDPGPFVIRRLTKTEYGNTLHDLLGVDPNIVDSLPDEVSGEGYLNSLSPLQLEQYLTISQKVLDQVLAPEGEPPTEIQKQLFGESPTSETDIQATARKVAQSLARKAYRRPPSDAEIDVLLKVFDLGRKNNLSYQASSRLMLKAILVSPQFLFITPAKEIQADKGIVPLDDFQLASRLSYLLWTTMPDDELMALADQGKLHELPVLEAQVTRMLMDPRSRALFDGFGAQWLKLGNLHDRTFDPEKFPQMTADMRTAMYDEARLFFESIVRENRSVAGFIDSDYTFLNENLATLYGLEKTVTGPEMRKVKLTNGNRGGILGMPGVLAATSFPNRTSPVNRGVWVLEQVLGDHVPAAPPDVPALEKQDQKQVAKLSLRERTELHRADPVCANCHRLLDPIGFGLENFDAIGRWRDQDDNGQTIDASGELPGGKHFSNPRELKAMIAEHKAKFSRNLVERLLAYALCRKLEGYDEIVIDELMQKIAKDNYRMQTLITEVVTSYPFTHRRIE, from the coding sequence ATGACATTTACAGAGGCACGTTTTATCCGCGGCGCGATTGCCATCATGGTGTGGGGCGTCTTGTGGGTTAGCCCGAACACTGGCATGGCTGAGTCAAAAGAGGATGAGTCTCTGGCGGCACGGAAAGCAGATGCCAAGGAGTTCTTCAGTAAACGTGTCACTCCCTTCATCAAAAAGTATTGCCTGGAGTGTCATCAGAACAGACGACCGACGGAAGCCGGCCTGACTTTTGACCCGGCTCTGCGTAGTCCCGGTCATGCGGCCTTCAGCGAGAAGTGGAAGAAGTCGGCGGCCCGAGTGAAAGCGCACGACATGCCGCCGGACGGGTTGGACCAGCCGACCGATCAAGAACGCAAGATGTTTGCTGAATGGCTGGAGAAGGTCAAATATCTCAGCCCGAAAGATCCAGGGCCGTTTGTCATTCGTCGGTTGACCAAAACGGAATATGGCAACACGCTTCATGATCTGTTGGGTGTCGATCCCAACATCGTCGATAGTCTCCCCGACGAAGTCAGTGGCGAAGGATATCTCAATTCGCTCTCCCCGCTTCAGCTCGAACAGTATCTGACGATCTCTCAGAAGGTCTTGGATCAGGTTCTGGCACCGGAAGGTGAGCCACCCACCGAAATACAAAAACAACTCTTTGGGGAATCACCAACGTCTGAGACGGATATCCAAGCGACTGCCCGCAAGGTGGCGCAGTCACTGGCGCGAAAAGCCTATCGCCGACCGCCTTCCGATGCGGAAATTGATGTTCTACTGAAGGTGTTTGACCTGGGAAGAAAGAACAATCTCAGCTATCAGGCGTCCAGTCGCCTGATGCTCAAGGCGATTCTGGTCTCTCCCCAGTTTCTCTTTATTACTCCGGCCAAAGAGATCCAGGCTGATAAAGGGATTGTGCCCCTTGATGATTTTCAGCTCGCGTCTCGACTGTCTTATCTGCTATGGACCACTATGCCCGACGATGAGTTGATGGCGTTGGCTGACCAGGGAAAACTCCACGAGTTGCCGGTCCTGGAGGCTCAGGTCACGCGGATGCTGATGGACCCGCGATCACGGGCCCTGTTTGATGGCTTTGGTGCGCAGTGGCTGAAGCTGGGAAATCTGCACGATCGAACCTTTGATCCTGAAAAATTCCCGCAGATGACCGCCGACATGCGCACGGCGATGTACGATGAAGCCCGGCTCTTTTTCGAAAGCATCGTGCGTGAGAACCGCAGCGTTGCCGGTTTTATAGACAGCGATTACACCTTCCTCAATGAAAACCTGGCCACGCTGTATGGTTTGGAAAAAACAGTCACCGGCCCCGAGATGCGCAAAGTCAAACTGACCAACGGCAATCGAGGCGGAATTCTGGGAATGCCCGGCGTGCTGGCGGCGACTTCCTTTCCCAATCGTACCAGCCCGGTGAATCGAGGCGTTTGGGTCCTGGAACAGGTACTCGGGGACCATGTGCCAGCTGCCCCGCCCGATGTTCCGGCATTGGAGAAACAGGATCAAAAACAGGTCGCCAAGCTGTCGCTCCGCGAGCGCACTGAACTGCACCGCGCCGATCCTGTCTGCGCCAATTGCCATCGATTACTCGACCCGATCGGGTTCGGGCTGGAAAACTTCGATGCCATTGGACGCTGGCGAGACCAGGACGACAACGGTCAGACCATCGATGCCTCAGGAGAACTTCCGGGGGGCAAGCATTTTTCCAACCCCAGAGAATTAAAAGCCATGATCGCTGAACACAAGGCAAAGTTTTCTCGCAATCTGGTCGAACGCCTGTTAGCCTATGCTTTATGCCGAAAGCTTGAAGGTTATGACGAGATTGTGATCGATGAGTTGATGCAGAAGATCGCGAAAGACAACTACCGTATGCAGACGCTGATCACCGAGGTCGTCACCAGCTATCCCTTCACGCATCGACGCATCGAGTGA
- a CDS encoding DUF1552 domain-containing protein — protein sequence MSKHTTIDRRTCLKGLGAALALPLLDVMGWAEASEKKEFKPPVRLGFMYMPHGVIMDQFWPKDAKSFLTSPPPALASLRPVLDQCLLMKGIAAVSNGPFRGAPHALELSTWLTAALPDPDKRDEISISISADQIAANSLGAFTALPSLELATMPQTWKENQAGLNEAYYSHCSFRSPTQAVPAETNPRNVLNRLFNKKEQGGGLASSGMSSLDRSMLDLVIGGARDLRRTLSQTDQRKLDQYLDSVRSVERRIAAIEIRQKEAALEKAGVRPSRSYKTSSPPIEIKIPEGDKRSEYMQVMCDLNVLAFQTDTTRVCTYIGSTPNGVSYPELGFNDQHHSQTHHNGEEKKVNKVAAITKFNIDQFAYMVNKMHSLQEGDGTLLDNCIMMWGSGLEDGDRHTRANLPFILAGRGGGSINTGRFLPDVKGNQGDLLTTLLTCAGIPLDRPVGIATKQITEIPAKS from the coding sequence ATGAGCAAACACACCACCATCGACCGTCGCACCTGCCTGAAAGGCCTGGGAGCCGCCCTGGCCTTACCTCTGCTGGATGTCATGGGCTGGGCGGAAGCCAGCGAGAAAAAGGAATTCAAGCCGCCGGTCCGACTGGGGTTCATGTATATGCCGCATGGCGTGATCATGGACCAGTTCTGGCCCAAAGATGCAAAAAGTTTTCTGACTTCGCCGCCCCCTGCCCTCGCGTCGCTGCGTCCCGTGCTCGATCAGTGTCTGCTGATGAAAGGGATTGCCGCTGTTTCCAATGGTCCCTTTCGAGGCGCGCCGCACGCGCTCGAACTCTCGACGTGGCTTACAGCAGCATTGCCCGATCCGGACAAGCGGGACGAGATCAGCATCTCCATCTCCGCTGATCAGATTGCCGCGAATTCGCTGGGCGCGTTTACCGCGCTACCTTCACTGGAACTGGCTACGATGCCGCAAACCTGGAAGGAAAACCAGGCGGGCCTGAACGAGGCTTACTATTCACATTGCAGCTTTCGCTCGCCAACCCAGGCGGTCCCTGCCGAGACCAATCCACGTAACGTGCTGAATCGTCTGTTCAACAAGAAAGAACAGGGTGGCGGACTTGCATCGTCGGGAATGAGCAGTTTAGATCGGAGTATGCTGGATCTGGTGATTGGCGGCGCACGCGATCTGCGTCGCACCCTTTCACAGACCGACCAGCGCAAGCTCGATCAATACCTGGACAGTGTCCGGTCGGTGGAACGACGGATTGCCGCCATTGAAATCCGCCAGAAAGAAGCGGCTTTGGAGAAGGCAGGAGTCAGACCCAGCCGAAGTTACAAGACCTCTTCCCCGCCCATTGAAATCAAGATTCCAGAGGGGGATAAACGCAGCGAGTACATGCAGGTCATGTGTGACCTCAACGTGCTGGCCTTCCAGACCGACACGACCCGCGTCTGCACTTACATTGGCTCAACGCCGAACGGCGTCTCTTATCCGGAACTCGGATTCAATGACCAGCACCATTCGCAAACGCACCACAACGGCGAAGAGAAGAAGGTCAACAAAGTCGCCGCGATCACGAAATTCAATATCGACCAGTTTGCCTACATGGTCAACAAGATGCACAGCCTGCAGGAAGGTGACGGCACGCTCTTGGACAACTGCATCATGATGTGGGGCTCCGGCCTGGAAGACGGCGACAGGCACACCCGCGCCAACCTGCCTTTCATCCTGGCGGGACGGGGAGGCGGTTCGATCAATACCGGACGCTTCTTGCCGGATGTGAAGGGAAACCAGGGTGACCTGCTGACGACCTTGCTGACGTGCGCCGGGATACCACTGGACCGTCCCGTTGGGATCGCCACGAAACAAATCACAGAGATCCCCGCCAAATCGTGA
- a CDS encoding sulfatase family protein: MTRPNILWYCTDQQRFDTIGALGNAYVKTPVVDSLVEEGVAFTHAYCQSPICTPSRASFMSGLYPSRLHNTRNGNDTFPDWPPLISRLIAESGYLCGLIGKFHLVSAGHRAEPRLDDGFTLWLHSHAPRDDWPAGTHDYADWVRAQGKSLDDMRNSKEGVDPEYHQTKWASDRAIEFIEQDHQQPWLLNINIYDPHPPFIPPEKYANMFDPAAMPGPHFEESDKATQELLSQVDFQPVTISTETSELQKIQALYYAMIAQIDDQFARILNALELTGQRDNTVIIFTSDHGETLGDHGLVQKGCRFYEGLVRVPLIFSWPGHFMANQRATGLVELLDLSATLLDLTGTPIPDYHQGQSLLPVLTGEQTGAQIRDSVRCEYFDALDPFFTGGDGSFATMYRDDRYKLSLYHNKDLGELYDLQTDPWEHNNLWDDPEHQAAKQQLILKSFNSHVVLTTDVGSKRIAPM, translated from the coding sequence ATGACCCGCCCTAATATATTATGGTATTGCACCGACCAGCAACGGTTTGACACCATTGGTGCGCTGGGGAACGCGTATGTGAAAACACCTGTGGTTGATTCGCTCGTTGAAGAGGGGGTGGCCTTTACCCATGCGTATTGTCAAAGTCCAATCTGTACCCCCAGCAGGGCGAGTTTTATGAGCGGGTTGTATCCTTCGCGCTTACACAATACCAGAAATGGCAACGACACCTTTCCTGATTGGCCACCTCTAATTAGCAGGTTGATCGCAGAGAGCGGTTACCTGTGCGGGTTGATTGGGAAATTCCATTTAGTGAGTGCCGGCCATCGCGCGGAACCTCGGCTTGATGATGGGTTCACACTGTGGCTGCACAGCCATGCCCCGCGTGATGATTGGCCTGCAGGAACACACGATTATGCCGACTGGGTGCGCGCTCAAGGGAAAAGTCTGGATGACATGCGAAACAGCAAAGAGGGTGTTGACCCCGAATATCATCAGACAAAGTGGGCATCTGATCGGGCGATCGAATTTATCGAACAAGATCATCAACAACCCTGGTTGCTGAATATCAATATCTATGACCCGCACCCCCCGTTTATTCCTCCTGAAAAATATGCGAATATGTTCGACCCTGCCGCTATGCCCGGTCCACATTTTGAGGAGTCTGATAAGGCGACTCAAGAATTGCTTTCCCAGGTTGATTTTCAGCCTGTCACGATCTCAACGGAAACAAGTGAGCTGCAAAAAATTCAGGCACTTTATTATGCAATGATTGCTCAAATTGACGATCAGTTTGCGCGCATACTCAACGCATTAGAATTAACAGGACAGAGAGATAATACGGTCATCATATTCACTTCAGACCATGGTGAGACGTTGGGAGATCATGGGCTGGTACAAAAGGGATGTCGGTTTTATGAAGGATTGGTACGGGTACCGTTGATTTTTTCCTGGCCGGGACACTTTATGGCCAACCAGCGTGCAACCGGGCTTGTGGAATTACTCGATCTTTCTGCCACATTACTCGATTTAACGGGGACTCCCATCCCTGACTATCATCAGGGGCAGAGCTTGCTCCCGGTACTCACAGGAGAACAAACGGGCGCACAAATTCGCGATAGTGTTCGCTGTGAATACTTTGACGCACTCGATCCGTTTTTCACGGGCGGGGATGGCAGTTTTGCGACCATGTATCGCGACGATCGGTATAAATTATCTCTGTATCACAACAAGGATTTAGGAGAGCTTTACGATTTGCAAACGGATCCCTGGGAACACAACAACTTATGGGACGACCCGGAGCATCAGGCTGCCAAACAGCAGTTGATATTAAAGAGCTTTAATAGCCATGTCGTCTTGACAACCGATGTCGGCTCCAAACGGATTGCCCCGATGTGA
- a CDS encoding tripartite tricarboxylate transporter substrate-binding protein, translated as MDAIQTTVVQLSTPLSLTLIFVGTSLGIFVGAIPGLTGAMLIALTLPLTFTLDPQLAMTLLVSMYVGSISGGLITGTLLRMPGTPASIMTTLDGYPMSQKGQPGRALGLGIYASLVGGLISCVFLVTLSAPIARWSTQLGPFEYFSLVLMALVLIATIDGASLSRSLFSGILGILAAMPGISAATGEVRLTLGFTPLNGGFKLLPVLIGLFAINQVLRDIANIDQKVPRVSATHKGVWLTFTDWKNQWVNMLRSSLIGTAIGILPGIGANIGSIAAYSAAKNSSKTPQQFGSGSAEGIIASEAANNATVGGALIPLVAMGIPGSVIDAILLGALVLHGLQPGPRLFSDHPELVHTIMGTYFLANLVMFAVMMASVGFLAKLVRIPRPFLLPIILTFCIAGAFALSNRMFDVWVMLGFGLLGLVVERNRIPLAPFVIGFVLGPIAEENLSAGLMSSHGSWLPIITRPISLLFVVVSALLLIVPLARRFHRQSDSKQETMHDDAEESAALNSSEILSENAEDESHSFWSRYGLPLWHAVAVMAIIGMTVFQFTGFFSNKSELTQFPQRPVQAVVPFSAGGGTDLFARIIQKSITENRLLKQPVVIINQAGGSGTIGSRNVKQARADGYKILCTHEGIITSKYSGKVNYGPEAFEPIAQTGDINLVVVMHQNAQHKNLAELLHYAEKHPGEVQFGTNLGALAHFAAQKIEQAYGGEYFNYVQSGGGQNRYTLLIGGHIDATIFSLAEFLAYRGDGQIRALAVLSKERNSVLPNISTAHEQGIDAVVGNSLYWFAPKGTPQERIDLLADALEQAMQSDSVRNSLRALSIAPVYYRDEKLNENISQSENIFSELVPGSTVQLPDFPFYIILATLLLLSIVLVQDKFLSQTPSTNRFSNCKPRIWLTICCFVLLCCYVLVLDQGWFNYWLATALMVTVTGGSMAKWRPNYLLILIELALLTGLGTEIVFTSVFSVVLP; from the coding sequence ATGGATGCGATTCAAACCACAGTTGTTCAATTATCGACGCCTCTCAGCCTGACGCTGATTTTTGTGGGAACATCGCTTGGTATTTTCGTGGGTGCTATTCCCGGGTTAACCGGTGCCATGCTGATCGCACTCACGTTGCCGTTGACGTTTACGCTCGATCCTCAACTGGCGATGACATTGTTAGTGAGTATGTATGTGGGATCAATCAGCGGTGGCTTGATTACCGGGACGCTCCTGCGAATGCCCGGCACACCCGCGTCAATTATGACAACGCTTGATGGTTACCCCATGTCGCAAAAAGGTCAGCCCGGTCGTGCGCTGGGGCTGGGAATTTATGCTTCCCTGGTGGGTGGTTTAATTTCCTGTGTATTTTTAGTCACCTTGTCTGCCCCGATTGCCCGCTGGTCAACACAATTGGGACCTTTTGAATATTTCTCGCTGGTTTTAATGGCCCTGGTGTTAATCGCGACAATTGATGGTGCATCGCTGTCGCGCTCACTCTTTTCTGGCATATTGGGGATTTTGGCAGCCATGCCGGGAATTTCCGCAGCCACAGGCGAAGTGCGACTCACACTTGGGTTCACTCCTCTGAATGGTGGTTTCAAGTTGTTGCCCGTTTTAATTGGATTATTTGCGATTAATCAGGTGCTGCGCGATATTGCGAATATTGATCAAAAAGTTCCGCGTGTCTCGGCAACGCACAAGGGTGTGTGGCTGACTTTCACAGATTGGAAAAATCAATGGGTGAATATGTTACGGTCTTCTCTGATTGGAACAGCGATTGGAATTCTTCCCGGCATTGGTGCAAACATCGGCTCGATCGCCGCTTATTCAGCCGCCAAAAACAGTTCCAAAACGCCGCAGCAATTCGGTTCCGGTTCTGCTGAAGGAATTATTGCTTCAGAAGCAGCCAATAATGCGACTGTAGGAGGCGCTTTAATTCCACTTGTGGCGATGGGCATACCCGGTAGTGTGATCGATGCCATTTTGCTCGGCGCATTAGTTCTGCATGGTTTGCAACCGGGTCCGCGGTTGTTCAGTGATCATCCCGAACTCGTGCATACCATTATGGGAACCTATTTTCTGGCAAACCTGGTCATGTTTGCGGTGATGATGGCATCAGTCGGTTTTCTGGCAAAACTGGTACGTATTCCACGTCCTTTTTTGTTGCCCATTATTCTCACCTTTTGCATTGCTGGAGCATTTGCGTTGTCGAACCGAATGTTCGATGTCTGGGTGATGCTCGGTTTCGGGCTGCTGGGACTGGTAGTAGAGCGAAACCGAATCCCATTGGCGCCCTTTGTAATTGGTTTTGTGTTAGGTCCGATTGCTGAAGAAAATTTGTCTGCCGGGCTGATGTCATCGCATGGTAGCTGGTTACCGATCATCACCCGGCCCATTTCTTTACTCTTTGTCGTCGTCTCTGCCTTATTGCTGATTGTGCCGCTTGCGCGTCGGTTCCACAGACAATCGGACAGCAAACAAGAGACCATGCATGATGATGCCGAAGAGTCGGCTGCCCTTAATTCCTCAGAAATATTGAGTGAAAACGCTGAAGATGAGTCTCACTCATTTTGGAGTCGATACGGTTTACCGTTATGGCATGCTGTTGCGGTGATGGCCATTATTGGCATGACGGTCTTTCAGTTTACTGGATTCTTCTCGAATAAATCTGAGCTGACGCAATTTCCACAACGCCCGGTTCAGGCTGTTGTGCCGTTTTCTGCGGGAGGCGGAACGGACCTGTTTGCCCGAATTATTCAAAAGTCAATCACCGAGAACAGGCTGTTGAAACAACCTGTCGTCATCATTAATCAGGCAGGGGGCAGTGGTACGATTGGAAGCCGAAATGTCAAACAGGCACGGGCTGATGGTTACAAAATACTCTGTACCCATGAGGGTATTATTACATCGAAATACTCAGGCAAAGTGAACTACGGTCCGGAGGCGTTTGAACCGATTGCCCAAACGGGAGACATCAACCTGGTAGTTGTCATGCATCAAAACGCTCAGCACAAAAATTTGGCTGAGCTGTTGCATTATGCCGAGAAACATCCTGGTGAAGTTCAATTTGGAACCAATTTGGGGGCACTCGCCCATTTCGCTGCCCAAAAAATAGAACAGGCTTATGGTGGTGAATATTTTAATTATGTGCAATCGGGAGGTGGGCAAAATCGATACACGCTGCTCATTGGTGGTCATATTGATGCCACCATTTTTTCGCTGGCAGAATTTCTGGCCTATCGAGGAGATGGGCAGATTCGCGCTTTGGCAGTATTGTCTAAAGAAAGGAATTCCGTCCTGCCGAACATTTCGACGGCTCATGAACAGGGTATCGATGCTGTGGTTGGTAACTCGTTATACTGGTTTGCACCCAAAGGGACTCCGCAAGAGCGGATTGATCTGCTGGCAGATGCACTGGAACAGGCGATGCAATCTGATTCTGTAAGGAATAGTTTGCGGGCGTTGTCTATTGCACCTGTGTATTATCGGGACGAGAAATTAAATGAGAATATCAGCCAAAGTGAGAATATCTTCAGCGAACTGGTTCCCGGCTCAACAGTTCAGCTTCCGGATTTTCCTTTCTATATTATCCTTGCAACTCTCTTATTGTTAAGCATTGTCCTCGTACAGGATAAATTTCTCAGTCAAACACCGTCAACAAATAGATTCTCAAACTGCAAGCCGCGCATCTGGCTGACCATTTGTTGTTTTGTACTGCTTTGCTGTTATGTGCTGGTGTTAGATCAGGGCTGGTTCAATTACTGGCTGGCAACAGCATTAATGGTTACCGTAACTGGAGGATCTATGGCAAAATGGCGACCGAACTATTTGTTAATTCTCATCGAACTCGCTTTGTTGACTGGTTTGGGTACAGAAATTGTGTTCACATCGGTATTCTCTGTTGTGCTGCCTTAA
- a CDS encoding response regulator transcription factor, which produces MLTSTDLIRVVFVDDHMILVDSIVSRFQRDPDIEVVGSATNASDGLELILETEPDVVILDVELPGRGSFDIAEEISSRLKNTKMIFLTGYLSDIFIELALRVNAKGYLLKGEPIESLIHAIKKASRGEYCFSQSVQERLVFDHKKDRYSIQSKSMLTSLTSRQIEVLRHLARGMSVKEVARSMHLSEKSIDSHKYRIMHKLGIHDRVELARFSIREGLTLP; this is translated from the coding sequence ATGCTAACTTCAACAGATTTGATTCGAGTTGTCTTTGTCGATGATCACATGATTCTGGTAGACTCAATCGTCTCCAGGTTTCAGCGAGATCCTGATATAGAAGTTGTAGGTTCAGCCACAAATGCTTCCGATGGGCTGGAATTAATTCTGGAGACAGAACCTGACGTTGTGATTTTGGATGTAGAATTACCTGGACGTGGGTCATTTGATATTGCCGAAGAGATTAGCTCTCGACTGAAAAACACAAAAATGATTTTTCTGACAGGCTATCTTTCGGACATCTTCATTGAGCTGGCATTGAGAGTAAATGCGAAAGGTTACTTACTCAAAGGAGAGCCAATTGAATCATTGATCCATGCCATTAAAAAGGCCTCTCGCGGAGAATACTGTTTTTCGCAATCGGTTCAGGAACGTCTGGTCTTTGACCACAAGAAAGATCGGTATTCGATTCAGTCAAAAAGTATGCTGACCTCTCTGACTTCTCGACAGATCGAAGTGCTCAGGCACCTGGCCAGAGGGATGAGCGTGAAAGAAGTCGCCCGCTCCATGCACCTCTCGGAGAAATCGATCGACAGCCACAAATATCGGATTATGCACAAACTGGGTATCCATGATCGTGTCGAACTGGCTCGTTTTTCGATCCGTGAAGGTTTGACGCTGCCTTAA